Proteins from a genomic interval of Corythoichthys intestinalis isolate RoL2023-P3 chromosome 3, ASM3026506v1, whole genome shotgun sequence:
- the tal2 gene encoding T-cell acute lymphocytic leukemia protein 2 — protein sequence MTRKVFTNTRERWRQHNVNSAFSELRKLIPTHPPEKKLSKNEILRLAMRYIEFLARLLESQGGATAGRSAHPHAPAALLTLLRGNMEQLRSPSRPWTPASDTEAPSSPGSSCGGSEPW from the coding sequence ATGACCCGGAAGGTGTTCACCAACACGCGCGAGCGGTGGCGCCAGCACAATGTCAACAGCGCCTTCTCGGAACTGCGCAAACTCATCCCAACACACCCGCCCGAGAAGAAACTGAGCAAAAACGAGATCCTGCGGCTAGCCATGCGCTACATCGAATTCCTGGCTCGCCTCCTGGAGAGTCAGGGCGGTGCCACTGCTGGGCGGTCCGCTCACCCGCATGCCCCCGCTGCCCTCCTCACGCTCCTACGTGGGAATATGGAACAGCTGCGCTCGCCGTCACGCCCTTGGACGCCGGCCAGCGACACCGAAGCGCCGTCCTCACCCGGGTCTAGCTGCGGCGGCTCTGAGCCCTGGTAG